A genomic region of Anas acuta chromosome 1, bAnaAcu1.1, whole genome shotgun sequence contains the following coding sequences:
- the SPRY2 gene encoding protein sprouty homolog 2: METRAQHGSGSQVLLQARRDSGRPHGEPDLRDVLAQQVHVLSLDQIRAIRNTNEYTEGPTVAPRPGVKSTPRLATQPKNERPHGLPEHRHFSRIQHMQTHVSPRAPLSRSISTVSTGSRSSTRTSTSSNSSEQRLLGSSSGPLADGIIRMQPKSELKSSELKPLSKEDLGTHSYRCEDCGKCKCKECTYPRTLPSCWICDKQCLCSAQNVVDYGTCVCCVKGLFYHCSNDDEDNCADNPCSCSQSHCCTRWSAMGVVSLFLPCLWCYLPAKGCLKLCQGCYDRVNRPGCRCKHSNTVCCKVPSVPPRNFEKPT, translated from the coding sequence ATGGAGACAAGAGCTCAGCACGGTAGTGGGTCGCAGGTCTTGCTACAGGCTCGACGTGACAGTGGGAGACCACACGGGGAGCCCGATCTGAGGGATGTCCTGGCACAGCAGGTTCACGTCTTGTCCTTGGACCAGATCAGAGCCATCCGAAACACAAATGAGTACACAGAGGGACCGACAGTGGCTCCACGGCCTGGGGTCAAGTCCACTCCTCGCCTAGCAACCCAACCCAAAAATGAAAGGCCCCATGGCTTGCCTGAACATCGTCATTTTAGCCGGATTCAGCACATGCAAACCCACGTTTCTCCTCGGGCACCTCTGTCCCGCTCCATCAGCACAGTCAGCACAGGTTCACGGAGCAGTACGAGGACAAGTACGAGCAGTAATTCCTCCGAACAAAGACTTCTAGGATCATCTTCAGGGCCGCTGGCTGACGGGATAATCCGAATGCAGCCCAAGTCTGAGCTCAAGTCAAGTGAGCTGAAGCCACTGAGCAAAGAAGACTTGGGAACGCACAGCTACAGGTGTGAGGACTGTGGGAAATGCAAGTGTAAGGAGTGCACTTATCCAAGGACCCTCCCATCATGTTGGATCTGTGACAAGCAGTGTCTTTGCTCAGCACAGAACGTGGTTGATTACGGGACTTGTGTTTGCTGTGTGAAGGGCCTCTTCTATCACTGCTCTAATGATGATGAGGACAACTGTGCTGACAACCCCTGCTCTTGCAGTCAGTCGCATTGCTGCACTAGATGGTCTGCCATGGGTGTGGTGTCCCTCTTTCTGCCTTGCTTGTGGTGTTACCTGCCAGCCAAGGGTTGCCTTAAATTGTGCCAGGGCTGTTACGACCGCGTAAATAGGCCTGGGTGCCGCTGTAAACACTCAAACACAGTTTGCTGCAAAGTTCCCAGTGTCCCCCCCAGGAACTTTGAAAAGCCAACATAG